The Microbacterium oleivorans genome contains the following window.
GTCCTCTTCGCCGTTCCCGTGGCGCTGCTCGGCGTCTTCGAGTTCGTCCGGGCACTGCAGGCCTCCGGCCGGCGCATCGATGTCGCCCCGCAACTCGTCGCGGGAGCTGCGGTGCTGGCCGCGGGGTACTTCCTCGACGCCGGAACCCACTGGGTCGTCGTCTTCGCCGCCGTGGTCTCGGTCATCGTGTGGCGGCTGCTCGCCCAGATGGTGAGCACGCAGCCGCGTCGCTACGGCGATGTGCTGAGCGACGTCCTCATCGGCGGCTTCGTCCAGCTCTACGTCCCGTTCTTCGGCAGTCTGCTGCTGATCCTGCTTCGGCAGGACGGCGGGGAGTTCTGGGTGCTCGCGATGATCGCCGTCGTCGTGGGTGCCGACACCGGCGCCTACGCGGCCGGGCTCGCCTTCGGCAAGCATCCGATGGCACCGCGGATCAGCCCCAAGAAGACCTGGGAGGGCTTCGCAGGCGCCGCGGTGGTCGCCGTCGTCGTCGCGATCGGGTTCGCCTGGCTGCTCCTGGGTCTCCCGATCTGGACCGGTGTCGTCATCGGCCTCGCCATCCTCGCCTCCGCCACGCTCGGCGATCTCGCCGAGTCGATGATCAAGCGCGACCTCGGCATCAAGGACATGAGCTCGTGGCTCCCGGGGCACGGCGGCGTGCTCGACCGGCTCGACTCGATCCTACCCTCGACCGTTGTCGCGCTGATCCTGTTCCATGCGTTCTCCCCCCTGGTGGTGTCATGACCTCGATCGAGACGGCTGTGGCCGACGCCCCGTTCCCGGAGGCGCCCGGGCGCGGCAAGGGGTACGACCGCGCGGCTGTCGATGCGTTCCTGAAGCGGGCGCGCGAGGCCTTCGAGTCGCCCGAAGGCGGTGACCTCGACTCGGGCGAGGTTCGGCGTGCGGCCTTCCCGCTGGTCCGCGGCGGGTACGCGATCGGAGCGGTGGATGCCGCTGTCGGCCGCATCGAGGACGCGTTCGCGGCGCGCGAGCGCGAGGTCGCGCTCTCCCGCGCCGGTGCGCGGGCGTGGGTCGGCCGTTCGCGCAACCTGGCGCAGGAGGTGCTCGACCGGCTCTCACGCCCTGAACGTGAGCGCTTCGAGCGCGTGGGCGCGCTGGCGTACGGCTACCGCGTCGACGAGGTCGACATGGTGGCCGACCGCATCGCACGCTACCTCGAGTCCGGAGAGCCGCTGACGGTCGAGCAGGTGCGAACCGTCGCGTTCCGGATGCAGCGCGGTGGGTACCGCGAGGCGCAGGTCGACGCCGTGCTCGACGCCGTCGTGTCGGTGATGCTCGCGATCGGATGACGATCGATGGAGAGATCGTGGACCGGTCGCTAAACTCGGGAGCACTGTGACTTCCGGTGCCGAATTGACCCCCCGCGGCTCACGAGCCGTCGCGGGTCGTGCGCCGGCCGCCGATCCGCGCTGGTCGCGTCGTCGCCGCGTCGTCTCGGTGTTCGCCGCGGTCGCCGCGGTCGGCATGGCCGGGGGAGCGCTCGCGCCGCTGGGCACGAGCCTCGCGGTGGCGCAGGAGAAGCCGGTCGAGGTCGTGTCGCTGTGGGCGGATTCACGCGGCGACGCGCAGGCCCTCACGACGGTGACGGAGCCCGAGGCCCCGGTGTCGCTCGATCGCACCGGTTTCACCGTCTACGTGACACCCAAGCCCACCCCGACGCCGACTCCCAGCGAGACGACCAGCGGAACCTCGTCCCGCGCGACGCCGGTGCGGTACTCCGGTGGCGGCTCCTCGAGCGACTGGCTCGCGGCCGCAGGCATCCCCGAGAGCGACTGGGGATACGTCGACTACATCGTCTCGCGGGAGAGCGGCTGGAACCCCAACGCGACCAATGCGTCGTCCGGCGCCTGCGGCCTGGTGCAGGCCTACCCGTGCAGCAAGGTGCCCGGCAGCGGCTACGACCCCGTCGACAACCTCTCGTGGGCCAACGGCTACGCCGTGGGCCGGTACGGCAGCTGGGCCGAGGCGCATGCCTTCTGGACCAGCAACCACTGGTGGTGACGGGTTCACCATGCCTCGATCGAACCGGCGCCGCCCCGAGCCGCCGGACGACTCCCTCGACCGTCTGCTCAGCGGGTGGAAGCGCACCGAGACGCGGCGTGGCCACGCCTGGACGGTGCAGCCCGTCTCGGCAGCGCAGGCGCAGAAGACCTACGTCTGTCCCGGCTGCGGGCGGACGGTGGACGTGGGTGTGGCTCACGTCGTGGCGTGGCGGGCGGACGGCGTTCTCGGTGATGCGGCCGACCTGGCTGCGCGCAGACATTGGCACTCGGCATGTTGGAGGATCGGATGAGCTTCGAGATACGCGGACCCGTTCAGCTGCCCGCCCGCCGGGAGGACATCGAGCTGCGCACGCTCGACGGTCTGACCCTGGTCGGCGAGCTGGCGCTTCCGGAGTCGGGTGTGCCCGCCGCGACGCTGGTGACCCTTCACCCGCT
Protein-coding sequences here:
- a CDS encoding phosphatidate cytidylyltransferase, with translation MSVPGDDVPPKPDRERSRSRDSGDSSFHHQVRAARSEFENQIVKARADLEQANERINARTGRNLILATLIGLAIGAVVVGSLIFVKWVFVLFAVPVALLGVFEFVRALQASGRRIDVAPQLVAGAAVLAAGYFLDAGTHWVVVFAAVVSVIVWRLLAQMVSTQPRRYGDVLSDVLIGGFVQLYVPFFGSLLLILLRQDGGEFWVLAMIAVVVGADTGAYAAGLAFGKHPMAPRISPKKTWEGFAGAAVVAVVVAIGFAWLLLGLPIWTGVVIGLAILASATLGDLAESMIKRDLGIKDMSSWLPGHGGVLDRLDSILPSTVVALILFHAFSPLVVS
- a CDS encoding DivIVA domain-containing protein, whose amino-acid sequence is MTSIETAVADAPFPEAPGRGKGYDRAAVDAFLKRAREAFESPEGGDLDSGEVRRAAFPLVRGGYAIGAVDAAVGRIEDAFAAREREVALSRAGARAWVGRSRNLAQEVLDRLSRPERERFERVGALAYGYRVDEVDMVADRIARYLESGEPLTVEQVRTVAFRMQRGGYREAQVDAVLDAVVSVMLAIG
- a CDS encoding transglycosylase SLT domain-containing protein gives rise to the protein MTSGAELTPRGSRAVAGRAPAADPRWSRRRRVVSVFAAVAAVGMAGGALAPLGTSLAVAQEKPVEVVSLWADSRGDAQALTTVTEPEAPVSLDRTGFTVYVTPKPTPTPTPSETTSGTSSRATPVRYSGGGSSSDWLAAAGIPESDWGYVDYIVSRESGWNPNATNASSGACGLVQAYPCSKVPGSGYDPVDNLSWANGYAVGRYGSWAEAHAFWTSNHWW